In Tindallia magadiensis, one DNA window encodes the following:
- a CDS encoding cupin domain-containing protein, with the protein MQEISTQVIEEIVRKVIEEQMGKAAQDHNRQVDPSGIISIQAKKVQPAPFDTGKPGDQVGITDILSLEESPRLGAGIMELKDTSFEWLLTYDEVTYIIEGTLEILIEGRKVVGNVGDVIFIPKGSKIHFSTPHHTRFLYVAYPANWSENA; encoded by the coding sequence ATGCAGGAAATATCAACGCAAGTGATTGAAGAAATTGTCCGAAAAGTCATCGAAGAGCAAATGGGAAAGGCAGCTCAAGATCATAATCGGCAGGTGGATCCAAGCGGTATTATCAGTATTCAGGCAAAAAAAGTACAACCGGCTCCTTTTGATACAGGAAAACCTGGGGATCAGGTTGGTATTACGGATATTCTTTCTCTGGAAGAAAGTCCGCGGTTAGGGGCAGGAATTATGGAACTGAAGGATACAAGCTTTGAATGGCTGCTGACCTATGATGAAGTGACTTATATTATTGAAGGTACTTTAGAAATTTTGATTGAAGGTCGAAAGGTAGTAGGTAATGTAGGTGATGTGATTTTTATTCCGAAAGGCAGCAAGATACACTTTTCCACTCCTCACCACACACGGTTTTTATATGTAGCCTATCCGGCAAACTGGTCAGAAAACGCTTAA